A window of Maioricimonas rarisocia genomic DNA:
AACAATCCAGCCGCTCAGCGCCTCTCGTCGCTGCGCGACCCCGGTTGGCGAGCACGAGATGGCAGCGGGTGTTCAGGCAAACAGGAATGTCTGCCCCACTTGATCCCCCCCGTGGATACCCTGCGCGACTGGACGCGCACGGCACGCAGAGCTGGCACAAGTCAGACCGCTACGTCCCGGACGGCTTGCGGCCTACGAAGAAATAGTACGGTGCCCGGACCAGCGGCAGGTACGGCACCTTGCCGCGGTTCTCCTCGAGAACCTCGGTCTCGAAGTGGCTTTCGAGAAACGGCACGTGATCCGGCGAGAGAAACACGTTGTCCGAGCCGAACCAAGCCGGCCAGACTGTGCGTGTGCTCCAGCCATGCTTGCGATGGCCCTCTGCCGGATACTTTCGGGCCACGTAGAAGTCGACCACGCCGATACGCCCGCCCGGCTTCAGCAGCGCCAGAGCATTTTCAATGGCCCGGAACCAGTCGGGGATCATCGTCAGCGAATACGAGAACGTGACGACGTCGGCAGTTCCTTCCGGTGGCCGAAAGGTGGTCGCGTCGGCACAGGCGGTCGTGACGTTATCCCAGCCGCGGGCCTCAATCCGCTGGGAGGCGACGTTCAGCAGCGACGGCGCCAGATCGACCAGGTACATCTGCCCGAGTGATCCGATCCGTTCACCGAGATGCTCGGCGTTCTCGCCTGTGCCGGCTCCCAGATCGATCCACACATCTCCTTCCGAGACGGGCACACGATCGATCATTTCGCGGCGGCCGTGCAGCATCCGCTTGCGAAACGAGTCGTAGTTGTCCGCCTGACCCGAGTAGAAGTTCTCGAGTCGCTCGGCATGCGTTCCACCACGAACGCGGCGGGCGGCGAGATGCCACAGGATCTTCAGGTCACCCAGCAACGACGATGAGTTCTCGGTCATGAGACGAGTGCTGAATCCGGGCAGTCGCGATGAGTCGGGAAGGAGAGAAGCCAGGCGGCCAGTCAGGCAGTCAGGTCGGCGATGTAGAAGCTGCCGTACGTATTCACCCGGTCCCGCTCGTGCAGCTCGCTGGCCAGTTCCGGGTTGTACGTCAGCAGTTCGCCCAGCCGGGTCTGACCGTGTTTGCCGTTGATCGTGATCGGATCGACGAAGTCGACCTCGAGGCCGGCACTGCGCCAGATGATGCGGGTTTTCTCGGCAGCCCGATCGTGAATCGCCTGCCACTCGGCCGAGAGGACGTCACGGAGGTTCGCCCACAGCCAGTCCATGTGATCGAGCAGCACAAACCGCGAGACGGTCACGTCGTTCTCGTCGAGAAATCCGAGAATCGAGTTCGTGTGCACCTCGACCTTGTCGACGAGACCGTCCTTGAGCTTCTGGAAGTTGTCAGGCTTGAGATACTCCGGACAGCACTCGGGCGTGTACGAACCGGTCAGGTAGACCCGCCAGAAGTAGTTGTCGTGCAGGGGACGGTCGGCGAACACGGTCTCGATACGGTCGACGATGAACTGCACCACGCCGCCGGGATACCCTTCGTCCAGCTGTCGTCGCTGGCTGCGGGGCACGCCCAGCATGGCGAGCGTCGCATCGCGGCGCAGCATCCAGGTGATCATCGGGCGGAACAGCGATTCGCGGAGCTGCCGGTCGCGATAGATTTCCTGCTGTTCTTCGACGGTCGATGCGTTGAGCAGGGTGTCGATGCCATCGCGGATCTTCGCGACCCGGTTGATGTAACCGTTCACCAGCCAGGCGAACGTCCCGGAAGAGCCCCAGAAATAGAAGCTCGAACGACGGGTGGAGCCGTCGAAGAACTTCGAGCGCCGGTCCCAGTAACTGCGTGATTCGGGCGTGAGGGTCTTCCGCAGCCGCTCGTGATAGATCGTCGACCACTGCGGGCTGCTGCCCGTGCCGAACAGCTCGAAGAACGTTTCGTAGTCGAGATGCCGGATGCCCGCCAGCTTCAGCTCGAGCAGGGCGTTCTGCCGGGGGTTCATGTCGACCGCATAGACGCGATTGGGGCCGGCCAGCGCGTAGTCGAGTGCGTTACAACCGGCCGACGTGATCACCAGGACGTTGTCGTCCGGTCCCAGGTCGAGGGCTACGTGATCGAGCCGGGGGTCTTCCCAGCAGGTGTTGTAGACCAGGTTGTTTTTGTGGATGAGATTGAAGTAGGTACGGCTCAAGCGTTCCCAAGCCATCGATCGATCCTGCCGGGGCATGTGCGTTGTTCAGTCCCAGACGGCTGCCGGCAGACACACACGCGTCTCAGGCAAGGGTGCCACGCGCGGCGGCGGCGTGTCGGGAGGCCGACTCGTGCGCGGGCGGCGCGACGTGTTCGGGAGCCGGAGACTGGCGTCCTGTCTCGTAAAAACAGGTCAGCGAGAGCGTCCCGTCGTCGTCTTCGACGAGAGCGGTACAGTTCTCGACCCAGTCGCCGGTGTTACAGTACGTCATTCCATCGCGATGCACAATCGAAGGCGTATGGACGTGTCCGCAAATCACCCCATCACACTCGCGGGACCGTGCATGCTGCAGCAGACAGCCTTCAAACCGCTGGATGAACCGGATCATTCGCTTGATGCGATCCTTGGTCATCCCACAGAAGCGGTAAGGGCTGAGGTTCCTGCGGCCCAGCAGCCGGCTCAGGTACCAGCTGCTCGAGAGCAGGGCGTCGTAGAAGATCCCGGAGCCCTTCGAGAGCCACTTCGCCGAGGTCTCGACGTAGTCGAACCGGTCGCCGTGCGTGACCAGAAACCGCCGACCGTCGGCCGTGTGGTGGACGAATTCCTCTCCCATCG
This region includes:
- a CDS encoding class I SAM-dependent methyltransferase, translated to MTENSSSLLGDLKILWHLAARRVRGGTHAERLENFYSGQADNYDSFRKRMLHGRREMIDRVPVSEGDVWIDLGAGTGENAEHLGERIGSLGQMYLVDLAPSLLNVASQRIEARGWDNVTTACADATTFRPPEGTADVVTFSYSLTMIPDWFRAIENALALLKPGGRIGVVDFYVARKYPAEGHRKHGWSTRTVWPAWFGSDNVFLSPDHVPFLESHFETEVLEENRGKVPYLPLVRAPYYFFVGRKPSGT
- a CDS encoding DUF3419 family protein translates to MAWERLSRTYFNLIHKNNLVYNTCWEDPRLDHVALDLGPDDNVLVITSAGCNALDYALAGPNRVYAVDMNPRQNALLELKLAGIRHLDYETFFELFGTGSSPQWSTIYHERLRKTLTPESRSYWDRRSKFFDGSTRRSSFYFWGSSGTFAWLVNGYINRVAKIRDGIDTLLNASTVEEQQEIYRDRQLRESLFRPMITWMLRRDATLAMLGVPRSQRRQLDEGYPGGVVQFIVDRIETVFADRPLHDNYFWRVYLTGSYTPECCPEYLKPDNFQKLKDGLVDKVEVHTNSILGFLDENDVTVSRFVLLDHMDWLWANLRDVLSAEWQAIHDRAAEKTRIIWRSAGLEVDFVDPITINGKHGQTRLGELLTYNPELASELHERDRVNTYGSFYIADLTA
- a CDS encoding UDP-2,3-diacylglucosamine diphosphatase, yielding MRANQGRLQGRVRTLFVSDVHLGSPFTQCEPFLEFLRGIEAERMYIVGDFLDGWKLQGGWRWQPTYTAILRRLAEMADAGTELFYLSGNHDEFLRNDHLFSEIVRRFDFVTMGEEFVHHTADGRRFLVTHGDRFDYVETSAKWLSKGSGIFYDALLSSSWYLSRLLGRRNLSPYRFCGMTKDRIKRMIRFIQRFEGCLLQHARSRECDGVICGHVHTPSIVHRDGMTYCNTGDWVENCTALVEDDDGTLSLTCFYETGRQSPAPEHVAPPAHESASRHAAAARGTLA